A window of the Actinobacillus genomosp. 1 genome harbors these coding sequences:
- a CDS encoding methionine/alanine import family NSS transporter small subunit has protein sequence MSTSAVIMMCVALIIIWGGLVLAVKRLPKE, from the coding sequence ATGAGTACTTCAGCAGTTATTATGATGTGTGTTGCATTAATCATTATCTGGGGCGGATTAGTCCTTGCCGTAAAACGATTACCGAAAGAATAA
- the manX gene encoding PTS mannose transporter subunit IIAB, with protein sequence MSIAIIIATHGVAAEQLLKTTEMLIGEQSDVAYIDFVPGENAETIMGKYQAKLANELAHCDEVLFLVDTWGGSPFNAANRTIDGKQNMNIVTGVNVPMLVETFMARDDGPSLDELVEIALEAGRLGVRALKEQEQTAVEPEVKPAPVAQPTTVQNNGIGHLTIGLARIDDRLIHGQVATRWTKESRVTRIVVVNDDVAKDTVRSTMLKSVAPPGVTAHVVPVDKMIRVYNNPEYAGERMMLLFTNPTDVVRLVNAGVAFESVNIGGMAYKDGKQMITSAVSVDEQDIDAFKTLDAKGIELDVRKVSNDARQYMMDLLKKNSLI encoded by the coding sequence ATGAGTATTGCTATTATCATAGCAACCCACGGTGTCGCCGCCGAACAGCTTCTCAAAACGACCGAGATGCTGATTGGTGAACAGTCCGATGTTGCTTATATAGATTTCGTCCCCGGTGAGAATGCTGAAACCATTATGGGGAAATATCAAGCTAAACTCGCTAACGAATTGGCACACTGCGATGAAGTATTATTTTTAGTCGATACATGGGGCGGCAGTCCGTTTAATGCGGCAAATCGAACTATCGACGGTAAACAAAATATGAATATCGTTACCGGTGTTAATGTGCCGATGTTAGTCGAAACTTTTATGGCGCGCGACGATGGCCCGTCGTTAGATGAACTGGTTGAAATCGCTTTAGAGGCCGGTCGTTTAGGTGTTCGAGCATTAAAAGAGCAAGAACAAACGGCGGTAGAACCGGAAGTTAAACCCGCTCCGGTCGCTCAACCGACAACGGTACAAAATAACGGAATCGGGCATTTAACAATCGGTTTGGCACGTATTGACGACCGATTAATTCACGGACAAGTTGCAACACGTTGGACAAAGGAAAGCAGAGTCACTCGCATCGTTGTCGTTAATGATGATGTGGCTAAAGATACGGTACGTTCAACTATGCTGAAAAGCGTTGCGCCTCCCGGGGTAACTGCACACGTAGTACCTGTCGATAAAATGATTCGTGTGTATAACAATCCCGAATATGCCGGCGAACGTATGATGTTACTTTTCACTAATCCGACCGATGTCGTACGTTTAGTAAATGCGGGAGTCGCATTCGAATCGGTTAATATCGGCGGTATGGCATATAAAGACGGTAAACAAATGATTACCTCTGCGGTTTCGGTAGATGAGCAAGACATTGATGCTTTCAAAACATTAGATGCCAAAGGTATCGAGCTGGATGTACGTAAAGTATCGAACGATGCTCGCCAGTATATGATGGACTTATTAAAGAAAAACAGCTTAATCTAG